One segment of Candidatus Nitrospira nitrosa DNA contains the following:
- a CDS encoding zinc ribbon domain-containing protein, with protein sequence MIASEASTDLCPKCQAQRSDGAEECIRCGIIFSKYKQLAAKGRLSPSRPAFTESRWFIAAKEWLIESDQTTDSMTFYGRAAVFLGMVCWGWTFMVTPLETNDTGGSFLHLINLPFHEAGHILFIPFGHFMTILGGTLGQILMPIICLGTFLVKTRDPFGAAVALWWTAESLMDIAPYINDARAMDLMLLGGVTGKETDGHDWNNILTMLDLLEWDHRLAHLTYNLGIFLMVASFLWGGALLLRHYRRLST encoded by the coding sequence ATGATTGCCAGTGAGGCATCCACGGACCTCTGTCCGAAATGTCAGGCGCAACGGTCTGATGGAGCAGAGGAATGTATCCGCTGCGGGATTATCTTCTCAAAATACAAGCAGCTAGCGGCGAAGGGGCGTCTTTCACCATCTCGGCCAGCATTCACAGAGTCTAGGTGGTTCATAGCAGCCAAGGAATGGCTGATCGAATCAGACCAGACGACCGATTCGATGACGTTCTATGGTCGAGCTGCGGTGTTTCTGGGCATGGTCTGTTGGGGATGGACGTTCATGGTGACCCCGCTCGAGACTAATGACACCGGTGGATCATTTCTTCACCTGATCAATCTGCCGTTTCATGAGGCCGGCCACATTCTCTTTATCCCCTTTGGGCACTTCATGACGATTTTAGGAGGAACACTTGGCCAGATTCTCATGCCGATAATCTGTCTCGGCACATTTCTTGTGAAGACCCGTGATCCGTTTGGGGCAGCCGTGGCCCTCTGGTGGACGGCAGAGAGCCTGATGGATATCGCGCCCTACATCAACGATGCGCGGGCGATGGATCTGATGCTACTTGGTGGAGTAACCGGCAAGGAAACGGACGGACACGACTGGAACAACATCCTGACGATGCTGGACTTGTTGGAATGGGACCATCGCTTGGCTCACCTGACCTACAACCTTGGAATATTTTTGATGGTCGCTTCCTTCCTCTGGGGAGGCGCGCTCTTGCTACGGCACTATCGTCGGCTATCTACCTAG
- a CDS encoding DUF4160 domain-containing protein, whose protein sequence is MPTVLKAGPYRFFFYAGDREEPPHIHIEREDKVAKLWLDPIRLQESGGFSRSEILRIHTLVTEHEGSLVEAWNEYFGR, encoded by the coding sequence ATGCCGACAGTTCTGAAGGCTGGTCCGTATCGGTTTTTCTTTTATGCGGGTGATCGAGAAGAACCGCCGCATATACACATCGAACGGGAAGATAAGGTAGCAAAGTTGTGGCTTGATCCAATTCGGCTACAAGAAAGCGGAGGATTTTCTCGTTCGGAAATCCTCCGCATTCATACACTCGTGACCGAGCATGAGGGCAGCCTTGTGGAGGCATGGAATGAATACTTCGGCCGTTGA
- the kdpF gene encoding K(+)-transporting ATPase subunit F: protein MRATYVLDGIVSLGLLIYLFIALLKAEWF from the coding sequence ATGAGGGCAACCTACGTGCTAGACGGAATTGTGTCGTTGGGCCTGTTGATCTACCTCTTCATCGCGTTGCTGAAGGCGGAGTGGTTCTGA